CCATCACATGTGTGAGCCATGACAAATGAGAGCGAGGAACGAGAATATAGAACAGAATGATTGTGTCTGACATTAGTGGTTTGTCACGGGGAGCTGCATCGTTGTGGCCGGCCGGGTATGGGTAACTAACGTTGCTGCTATCACTTACACTCAGCATCTCCTCCACGTTTTCCTCAGAGAGCATACATTATTTCCCATAGTGCTTCAGACATGGTTCAGTGTGATAGCCCTTCATCAAATGCATTATGGATGAACGATTGGAAGATTGCTGAAAGGTGCACGGTAGGCTAAAGACCCTGCCTTCCCCCACCGTGCAGatgcagacgcagacgcagacgcagacgcatgAGGaccgctggatggatggatggatggatagagaaCGACATGACCTTTAGGTGACATTTGCTGGATATTTGcgtcatggcaaaattattacTTTCATTTAAGGCATTGATGACTCGAGTAAGTCACATGTCAGCTAATTCTCACATCTATACGGACCAGCTGACACCTGACAGCCTCAGTGGCAATAGCACGCAGGAAAGATGCTCCTTAGAAGACTATGGGACACCATGCACAATTATGAAGACATGATTTAATGAAGAACTGACCATTCTCCTGCCATCAATACTAAAGTGGCTTCAAAACAGAGTGGCTTTGAGTACAATCATTGTTGAACAGTTATTTCTCCAATAATAAAGTCACTCATCGATGCTTTCCTTTTCACACATGACCCTGACAGGCTTCCGGAAATCCATGCAGACCAACGTTTGCAGAATATGTGCCTATTTTTGTGACATAATATGCCTAAGCAATCCAAGTTATGCActgttaaaatattaatttatagTAACTAtggcaaaaaggaaaaagacattATTTTTGGTACAAAGCATCTACAAAAAAGCCTTACAACTCCAATTGGAAAACAGAGatcatacaaaataaaactgtcagTTGAGCATCAGTGCTACGTATTATTTGGACCaatttttcaaatatattttttaacaaaataaataatgccTTTATACAGTGCCCTTATTTGtgttcaacaaataaacaaaaaagctTGGCGGCTCATTACGCAAGATACAGCTCAGACTAAAGGAAATAACACAATGTCCCTGGAATCTaattatatatctatatttatatatatatatatatatagatgtgtgtgtgtgtgtgtgtatatatacatatatatatattcaagtATTTGTATTCAGGCAAAAGCATGTGAATACTActgctataaaataaaaatgttagtTGACATTAttgctgttttctttccctttaAATTGAAATGTTGTGCCTTTCTTTAGAACTGGAAAATAGCATCATAACAAGAActagagaaacaaaaaaagccaAACTTGAAAATAGAGGAATGTATCGGTACCAGAAACTGACGGgatattcctttttttaattgaaacattgatatgaaaagaaaacagaaaaaagacaaaataaaatatagtcaTCATTATCCCACATGATCTTTGTCCATGTCATGTTACTTTCTGTTAGAGCAGTCTGCAAAGCCATGGCAAACAAGAAGTCCTGTCCCAGAACTGTAGTACTGTCCAATCCAGCCAGTCCACGGTGTCCCATGTGTCCCCACATAGCTCCCTGTTTGTGGCAGCCTCAGAGGGACAGGATGAAAAGGGACTGGGTCTTAGGTCCCCCTTGCCGCTTACAAGCTAGTGATGAGCAGCCGCTAGGACTTGCTGTGAGCCCAGACACTTCCCCCTTCATATTGCCACTGCCAGGAGAGCCCCCAAatcctttattttccttttattaaaGTCACTCTTTCCTTAAAACGGAAAGTTTTAATAttcattaaagaaaaaaaaacgtgctGTTCGACCTTTTCTTTGAGTCCTTTCCCAAAGCTAGCaccatgacatttttttaagcTACACGTTCATTGTTCGTAAAAAAATAGTGCCATTTGTTTCTTTACTTTGACGTAATCCGTGGCAATGTGCAATTCTGCAGACTCTTTTCTGCGTTTTGTTTGTGATTAAAAGGTGCTGGAACAGGAATCtaattttacaaaataattCCTTACAGTGTGGAAGTCCCTTTATAGGTAGAGGTGCAAACTAATAACGAGCAGAGGCTTTCTTTTTGCCTCAGGACAAATGATGTGGAATGGATTCTTTCATGCAAGCTGCTCTTCCCTTTCATTCGTCGTCCAAAAGgacaggacaaaaacaaaagacacattCCGCTGGGTGTCCTCTTGAtctctttcatcttcttttccATTTCTTGTTTTGCTTAAGGATCCACCTGAATTGCATTCAGCCAAATTGTTGACTTTtcatcatttgtgtttgtgccttTTATGTCAGTGActgaaagagggagggagggaaagagttcagacaggaagaatgtgaatgcatgtttgtgtgccGGAGGATGGGTGGGTTGcgttgaagggggggggggggcattagcaAAGGCCCAGGGGGTCAAGAAGTAGTGGATGAGAGAAGGGGGAGGGATTGGCGGGCTTGGACGGGGCAGGGGTCAAAGAGGACTGCCACAGAAATGACGTCAGAGACAAAGCTATAATCCCCTCGTCTTTTTTCTCCCTCCAAACTCGTGTCTGTGCAAATGGCTGGCAGTGGGCTCATTTGTGGTTGACATAGTTTTCCGTGGCGAGCAAGACGGGCGGCAGTTTGCTGGGCAGGCTGATCAGGGGCCTATGGACGTTCTGCTCCTGAGCACTGAACTTCTCCACCTGCCTCCGAAGCTTTTTGGCTCTCAAGATCGCGGGGACACCCCTCCGGAGCCGCTGGGCTGCCTTCCTCTGCCACACCTCATATTTGGAATACTTCACGGTCACGTGCTGCTTCCTTGAGACTTCCTATCATCGGTGGAAATATCGGAAAAGGGGAAACAGGGAGTCAGTTCATTAGCAGTGATGAGATAGTGTGCCAGTGCTTCTTCCAATGGAGGAACGACAGCCTTGTTTATTTTGTGAAACCATTCAGCCATTGTTGGGCCGAGTCAAATGGAAATCAAACAGGCTGGCCTCGCCTCCAACTTGCTCTTGTTTTGATTTCCTCGTCTGAAAGAAGCTCTCAGGTGCTCAGTTCTACATACTGTCAAAAGGATGAGCAGCATGTCATTGTTCACCCAACGAGCAGAGATACTCAAATACTAAATACCCACATTATCATCTCAATACTGGTATCGTTGCAAAATCTTTGAGGTGTGCTGAGTACCAAGGTTTTAAACAAAGTAGGGGTGGTTGCAAATAATGTATGCGTGAGTAGCCAGTGCTCCATGTGAACGGCTTGTTTTGGGCCCACCACCCCCCCTCATTAAAGAACACTGGCCTTCAGAGCAGGCTGTACCCAGCAACCGTCCCTGTCCAGACCAACCAGAGACTTGCCCCAACAAATTCCTTTGCAGCTCTTTTTATGCACGTCAGACAGAAGGCTCATTATCGTCCTCGAGGCATTGACATCGTCTATCTCCTAGTTTTGCTGTCGCTGATACCGATTCTCCAACTCGTCGTCGTAGAAATCTTTTCAGGCTTGTCTGGAAGGCAGCCACAGCTCAACCTTGTGTCTATAACAAATTGTCCTGAAACACGGAGGCCTGTTTCTGCCAGTCAGGTGTTATTGACTGCCCAGATTTGCAGAGGATGACGTAGCATGAATGGTAACTCGACACGTGGGACAAACGGTTTTGTTACGGACCAACAATATCCACCACCTTTTgaactttctctctctctctctctctctctctcacacactatTTCAGTCTGAGTATGACTACCTTTTCCTTAATATCATGTGTGCGACTTAAAGTTTTCCATAATGGTCAGCACCTTGCTTGGCAGGTGAGTGCTTACCAGTGGCCGTTTAACAAGATAAACCTGTCTTCACCTTCAAGGGCATAGGGGCGAGGAGGTGAAAGGAGGCACGGGACATGGAGGACAGAGAGACTGGATGAGACTATGTACCTGTTTTAGTGGAGGCATTACAGGTATGACCTGCAGAGAGGTCGCCGACACGTCCCTTTCAGACTTGGCGGGTTTGGCACAGTACTGCTCCAGGAGTTTGAGGTCACAGCTACGGAAACAACACTCCTCTACGATCCCACGGTTCTGGGGACGCCGATTACTTCCTCTGCTCGTTGGCCTACCTGAGGAATAACACAACACGCTATTAAGAAATGCCACGAGGACGTTGAGGTTAAAGACTGAGAGCAGCAGTAATGAATCgaggttgtttttattgcagGTCCACAGAGCAAAGAGGATAAAGGCAAATCTATGACCAACCGCAACAAATTGCTTTGTTTTGAGAGGATAATCTGATTAGGGATATCTGGAAGTCCTTTAATAAGTGAATACACACGTAAACACACCCCAAAGAGAGCGACAAAGACAGGCAGCGACCAAATACGTCAAATGGAAACTTTGCTGTGACCTTGTTCTTTGTCAAGTCAGCAGAGataaagaggatgaggagggagaggcGGGCGAGAGAGATAGAGAAAACAAGAGACAAGGATCAGTGTAAAGAGAgagggtgtgtgggggggccagagagagaaagcattcaaaataaaagacaaagagcGTGAAGGCATGAAAGAGAAAGGTGTAGAAGAATAAGGAGGAGGGGTGGAGTTAGTGGAGTTAGTGGAGTTAGGCGTGTTGCAGAGGGAAACACGATCCGTGACCGATTCTCGCTCTCCTTTGAAGTCCTGTGAAAGGAAGGTAAGATTTGAGCTGGAGtgatccagggggggggggggggcaacgatgaagaggagacagCACATCTGAGTTGGTCATTGAATAGTGAGCTTTCTTATTGGGGGGGGCTGTGAGGTGTCTGTCCAAGCAGCaaagcggagggggggggggggggtgtagcggACATCGGCTTGTAAAAAGCtttctctgctgcagacgtAATATCAGTTAGTTATGTATGTCGCTagggatcaaaccccccccccccccccaccccccctcagaCTCATCAGCGTGCACGCCTAGCCTGGGAACACTGGTGCTGAGGTGACTGGAATGTCTCTTGGGGTACTACGACTTCACTGGTAAACAAGCGGCCCATTGTGGGGGCGGAGTGACGTGAGCCTTCCCAGCCCGCCGCCCAGCCCGCCGGCAGCAGAGCCGCGTGGACGAGCTCTCGAGACACGCCGCTGGCTTCCATCTCTCACGCAGTGCGTGTTTGTGGGAGAAAGCATCAAACCAAACACGCACGCCGCTACCCAAACAGCCACAGAGGGCGCTAcccaaacagacagacagaagaagaagaaagaagaacacCTACTGAAATAGAAGCCTCTGTCCTCACACACGAACTGCAGCGCGTCCACCAGCTCCCCCCCACACAGCGTCTCTGCCGAGGCCAGCTCCACCGCGTAGAGCGCCAGCGCCACGGCGAGCAGCAGCGCGCGGCCGGACCAGGACGGGCTCACGGCCTGCAGACGAAAAGACAAAACGGATCGACACAGGAACACGAGACGTGCGCTATCGTGCACTGGTTTGATGATTTGCTATATTGATCTACTAACTCAGAAAAGGCTGCTACGAGAGAAGAATTATTacaaatgtgccccccccccccccaagatggTCATCAGCCGCTTGTCACTGTTCGCACATGACACAACtgcttcatgggggggggggtatggctagggttagggttagggttggggggggggggcacactctTGCACAACTGTTCCGAAGTTGCAAAACCGGCTGCTCGATAGTTAACTCCATCAAAAGTCAGACTCAGCATATATTCCCCCTCTCTCACCCCGTGATGAGCTCACTGACCCCCAGACCTACCGCCCCCTATCGGCCAAAAAAAGAGGACCAGCTGTTAAACCCGGAGAATGGCAAACTGTGCAGACAAGACAAGAatattaaaaagcaaaaagtgtTTGTCTTCTGTCAAACCCGGGAACATAAAGCACAAATGATTCGAAGACTGACATCTGAAATGTATTAATGAGCTCACACTGTAACAGACGGTGAACATAATTTGATAATCAATGGATTTGCTCCGCCTGATGTTTAATTATACACAATAGATATATCCAGTAATCATCTCGGAGGAGGCTGGAACACGCCTGTTCCCTCTATTTACCTTCattctgctgctctctgtcctCAGGCAGGTGTGGCAGCGTGCGTGGTGCGCGTGGTGCGCGTGGTGCGCGTGGTGCGCGTGTCTTTGCTGGGTCTCCATGAAGGATTAAGGAAGGCAGTGTGGCTTATTTGGTTGGAGAGATTGCAGGTGAGTTAGTTTCCCAGTTGGAGCGGCTGTAGAGATGATGCGTGAGAGGCTGTCCCAAAGAGCAGGCGACAGGCAAAAGTTCTCAGGGAGAACTATTATATACCAGCACGCCCCTAAAAGCTCGGCCCCACCCCCAACTCCGCCTCTTCACCAATGTTTAAGAAGATGGGCCAGAGACGTCGCTTTATGGAAAAGCGCTtaaggagcgagagagagagagagaggggggggggagggagagagagagatattccACAAGCATTTTCCACGCGCGTTTACGCGCTGCAACCTCCAATCCCAATGTTTACGCGCAGGACGCAGACTTATAGACGGAATGTCTATTAGGATGAACATTATTCAGCGTGCACGCGTGTTTCCAGGGTTTCACTTTTTGCGTCGACATGGCTTCAGTGGCGTCACACGCGTCttggatgaaggaggaggatgcGTCGTTGGAGCGTCCGAGCTGTCCAAAGGCCTGTTGGTCGTTCACTCCGGATCAAATAGTAATACTGTAGTTATAACCCAGCCAAGTGGTTTAAACAAAAGTCAAAGTTCTCGTCCCGAAGCTGGATCAGGGCTCCTTATATAAGGAGCTAGAGATCTGACTCACACTGCCGCCTAGTGGCCGGCCGGTGAACTTATTCAGGACGTCTCACCTGGCCACCAGAAGCTCTGTCAGATTTCTCTTTCTGAGCCCAATTGAACGTTTCATTGTGTCAGAAATGTTCTAAAACTGTTGCCTCCAGTTCTGTAGTGTCCAGaagaacatgaataaataaaacaggtaTGAGCTGAATTCAGTGAAGTGGTGGGAACGCACCTTTTTCTCTGAAGAAGATGTCTATGTTGTCAGAAGTTTATAGTAACATTGTAGGAAAGTGTCCCTGAATGGAAGATGAGAGCattaagattattattttatttttgtaacgACTGACTATGAATCTGCTGTGATTCTCATATCAGGCAGGTAACGCTGCTTGTCTACTCCCTCTTGTGGCAGAAACATATAAAGCAGAAGAATAAGTCGCCAGCAATGATTTAATAATATGGACAGTTTTACATTTAGTTAGTTTAATCAGACAGATTAGCACACATCAGTTTACACAAGGGCAGTGTAAAAGTTCAATACTTTAGATATTCAAAGTATCCAAATATAGAGTACAGCTTAATACCGTAATACTGTAATACTAAAGATGCAGAGCCAGACACTAGCTCTTCCtaaggaatcttagcccattcctcagaCACAAAAGCTTCCAGTTTTAAAATGTTGGAGTTATGCTGCAACCACCTTCTCCAATGTCCACTGTTTGTCAAACTGAAGTCATGTGACTGTTAGGGATGTCCAATAGTGGCCAAGGCTTCAGCTTCCGTCAACACGCGGCAGGTCTCTGACCACAGAAAAGAACTTTGTGACCCTATTGATCGAAAAGGTTGTGCTTTAATGTGGGATGATACTCTGGGGTTTGAATACTTCTGAGACTCTAATGGTCATTAAAAGtaatattttgtgtttaatgtggGGAAATAACTCTTAAAATATGTTgcactgaattaaaaaacaaacatttttttaatcagcTTATAAATATTATATGCCGATAACAGTACTATGCAACAAGGGTTGAATCATTTTTTCCCAATGGCCTATATAATTGTAattgtttaatatttaatagaACTTTATACGCAAGATGTGAGAAACAGAGCCGCAGTCTGTGGGAAATATGCTTTTGTCATTTGCTTTATTATCTGTGCATGAATTTCCACTGTAAGACAAAAACTGTGTAAAACAAAGAGCAGCAACTTAAGAGCTAATCATCAAATACAAGCGTTTAACACAGCAGAGATCAGTATCTAATATAAGCTAATTCACAacttaattatattatatatcattGTGGTCtttctaaaataatttaattatttttattttaatcatcctTTATCACAGTCAACGTTTGCTTTCCATGGAGATTTTGACATATTTCTCCAACAACAATTTCCCCTTAAACGCTGGAATGTTCCAGTCTACAGAATTTCAGCATTTCACAAATGGATCTATAAATATTAAGGCATCCTTAAAACATCTTTTGCCAGCTCTGCAGATGGAGTGTTTCATTCGTTGGCTTCGAACAATTCATGAGAAACAGCGTCACACTGGAGGTACAGCACAGAGAGATGAACGTGCACAGAGAGATGAACGTGCACAGAGACTGGGAGATTATCAGGACAAAACATTGAGCGCATCGGCCAGCGTTTTAAGATCATCCTTCACACCCTCCAGGCCTCCCTGGATCTTCAGCGGGCTGTCCAGCACCTCGATGCTGCTGGTGTACGGATCAAACCTCACGGAGAAGGGGCGCTTGATTCCGGCCACGTACCTCCTTGGGAAGGAGTCAGAACGCAACAAAGTGAGCCCGCAGAAAGTGGCAGCACCGGCACCACGACAACGACCTTCTAGTTGTGGACGTTCTAGCGCGTCCCTCAGTCGGGTCGAGACGCATGCCCTGCTGAAACGCTCACTAAAGCTGCTTGTTTTTCAGGGCAACATTTGATGTTCTTCCAAATAAAGATTCCAGCATTTTGCCTCTGTATTAGAAACAACAAGCTACATTAGTAACAGCTGTTTTCTAGCTGCATGGCTGATTTACAAAAGTCTGTGGCCCCAAGGATGGCTGGCTGTTCTCTGACCtcgctctccttttctttgttattctctttgttgttctgctgctctctctctctctctctctctctcatgtgtGGCTCATTACCTGAATTTCTCCTTCGCGTCTGAAAAACTCTCCGAAATGAAGTAGACGGGCTGGTATGTCTGGTCTTGGTAGGGCTGCATCGCGGCAGCCTCTGGGTCGAACGCCCTGGTCTCCGGTTCATCGGACAGAGAGTGCTGAATCAAAGACAAAAGGGTGACCGTTGGAGGATCAGCTGAGGGCTCAGGAGACTTTGATGATTGCGTTCGATTCAGGGGAAGTATGAAGGATTACCGGTAAGTCGAGAACAAACCCACCACAAGTTCTCCATAAGAGGAGAGCAGCCCGGCGCCGTACGCCCTCACCTCACCATTCTGTTTGCATAAGCCGTACTCCACGGTGAACCAgtagagctggggggggggcacagaatgAGTGAGAAACAGGGGGACGCTGGGTTGGGCAGCGCCATTGCTGAGTGGCACAACTGAGCTTGAGTTATTTCGTCTGGCGGAAGGTAGCAGATTTAAACTTTATGTCCTCATTGTCGTGTGCgttgacagaaaaataaacatttaatcgTCCAATAGTCCACAAAATGCCTTTTGtgtgacaataaaaatgtgtttttgccaGATCGTTTCTCCATAGCAGGGAGTTATTTGATCCTTTGGGGCAGGTCCATCCATGACTTGGAACTCCCTGGAGGGATAACATATCTGGAAGGGGGTGAGAGGAATATTCTAAACATGCTGCTTAGCCGGCTGTCCCCACGACCCCGCCCCGGAAAAATGGAATCAAATGAATGGagggatttgtgttttttgttttttcatcttgaAACTAGTGGCGCTGTAATTTGCTAATGACTTGTTATTCCACCCGAAAAGTGGCCGTTGTGCCACATTAAAGTATAAAGTTCCTTTCACTTATTATGCTTGCCATGATAGTGGGGGGGCCGTCACACAGTGTTACGCTTCCACCATGGGGGGGCTTGCTCTCTAGTGTCCTCTAGTGACTGCTGCTGACGTCACTCACTGTGGACAGTTTCTCGATGTCCTCATCCGATGCTCCGAGTGAGGCCAGTCCGAGGTTCTGCAGCAAATGACACGTCATCGTTGGTACCAAAGGACAAAACAACTATGGGGCACCAGAATCTGCACGTCTGACGGAACCGCTCTCACTCACCTGTGAAAACTGGGCAAAGGTCCGATCCGCCAGCATGGGGACGTGACCCAACAGTTCATGAACGCAGTCGCTGCAGAGGAAAGGGAAGATTTCCAGAGGACTGGGACGACACTTAAACACAAACGGCCCAAATAAAGAGTCTTAAAAGAGAACTGATAGTTTCCCATGGAATAGCTATTGGAgagaacatttgtgttttacatttacccccattttcatcttttaatttaatgtatttattttaagctGTTATTTTTTGAGATTTTGAAAAGACAGATTTCATTACTAAAGATCAAAATGTGATAGGATACGGAGCGATAACGGAGTCACAATTGTGCTCACGGTTCAGGAGAGTGCATCGGGGAGGAGGCGTGCCGAATGTACTGGGTGCACTGGAAAACTCGGAATGCCAAACTGGCCAGGAAATCTCTGGCAGAGAGCAGTCCAGCCACGGGACGCATCATGAACCCCGTTCGCTCTAGAAGAACGAGGGGATCGTCACCAAGGTGGATCCACCCAACTGGACCGCACGGCGCGCTCTTCATCATTTATTGCAGCTCTTCACCTTTCAGGAAACGTGACACGTCCTCCAACTGGGGGATCTGGTCTGGGCTGTACCCACAATGCCTTTCCAGCAGGTGAAAGGCCTCCAGGTATTCGCTGCAGGCATGGGTGCCGTACAGATCCCTCAGGGTGGTGTAGACTTCCCTCCTAATTGGGGATACATTTTCTTAATAATTACTTTCAAATGAAAGCTTTCATCTGTCATTGTCAAATATAAACATTGAAAAAAGCATCAATGAAAGAGTAGAAAACTCTGAATGTAAAGTTCAGATTGTAACTActgtattcatttattcatcatgCACTGTTTGGTGTTAAAATGATCATATcagcattttatattaaattctaTTGATTGAAAACATCTCAccagagcagcagaagcaggCATTCATTTCTATTTCCAGAATattgtgtgtttcttctgtATTGTGTTGTAAAATATTTGAGTACTTTGGCTTGATGTTTTGCATAgattaatcattcattcattcattcgttgaTTTTCagtaatcgtctcgtcttcatccGTGTCGGGGGGGTTACATTTAAGCCTATCCCATCTGGTGGaggccgggtacaccctggacaagtcgccggtttatcgcagggccacatgCAGAGACAAACAGCCATTCACTCTCACGGTCATACC
The sequence above is drawn from the Brachionichthys hirsutus isolate HB-005 chromosome 5, CSIRO-AGI_Bhir_v1, whole genome shotgun sequence genome and encodes:
- the igf2b gene encoding insulin-like growth factor II, with the translated sequence METQQRHAHHAHHAHHAHHARCHTCLRTESSRMKAVSPSWSGRALLLAVALALYAVELASAETLCGGELVDALQFVCEDRGFYFSRPTSRGSNRRPQNRGIVEECCFRSCDLKLLEQYCAKPAKSERDVSATSLQVIPVMPPLKQEVSRKQHVTVKYSKYEVWQRKAAQRLRRGVPAILRAKKLRRQVEKFSAQEQNVHRPLISLPSKLPPVLLATENYVNHK
- the th gene encoding tyrosine 3-monooxygenase, which produces MPLSSSSTSSSKSLRRAASEMERSDSVTSQRLVGRRQSLIEDARKEREAAAAAAEAEAEAAGEQIVFEEDDGNAQLNIFFTLRSAKTPALSRTLKVFETFEAKIHHLETRPCRKLKDSLGGLGGPGGPGGLEYFIRCEVHLSDVSTLIGSIKRNAEDVKTTKEVKFHWFPKKIADLDKCHHLVTKFDPDLDQDHPGFTDPVYRQRRRMIGDIAFRYRQGESIPRVEYTEEETGTWREVYTTLRDLYGTHACSEYLEAFHLLERHCGYSPDQIPQLEDVSRFLKERTGFMMRPVAGLLSARDFLASLAFRVFQCTQYIRHASSPMHSPEPDCVHELLGHVPMLADRTFAQFSQNLGLASLGASDEDIEKLSTLYWFTVEYGLCKQNGEVRAYGAGLLSSYGELVHSLSDEPETRAFDPEAAAMQPYQDQTYQPVYFISESFSDAKEKFRRYVAGIKRPFSVRFDPYTSSIEVLDSPLKIQGGLEGVKDDLKTLADALNVLS